One Peptostreptococcaceae bacterium genomic window, GTTTCATTCAAAACATATTGAAGCAGCTGTCTCACATCATTTGTATCCCCGCTATGGTAAAAACGCAATAGACGGTTAGTCTGTCCTCCGCAGCCCCTGAAGTTCATGCACAATGTATCCATCCCCGAATCATTCAGGGTTTTAGCCATGCCTTTCATATACGGTCTATCTGCACTCGATTCGAGTCCATGGAGAATAACGGCAAGCGTCGTTCCTCCCACAATAGACCAATCCAGATCCATAAAATCACCGTCGTCCAATTCAAGCCTTTTCCGCACATAGCTCAGATCCGAAATACTTCGGATCTGAGAATGGTAAATAGTATTAAAATGAGCGTTTTCAAAAAAGCGCTGCGGTCTATATTTCATCATCTTTTGCATGGCCATCTTTAATATCCTCGTCTCTGTATGCGCAGCTCTTGCCGCATGTTCCGCAGCCTCCCGGGCACTGTCCCTTTTTTACCCTCACAAAATTTTTCCATATTATATAAGAGGCATATATGAGAATTGCACCGGCTATTATGAATGTAAGTATCTGACCCATTTAAAGCCTCCTATCCGACAAACAAGCTGCCGATTTGATACACTCCAAAAGAGATAACCCAAGCTATTATCAATTGATATGCAACTGAAAAGCCAGTCCATTTCCATGAACCAGTTTCTTTTTTGATTACGCTAATAACCCCTATGCAAGGGATGTAAAGCAAGACATACACCATGAAGCTGTAGGCGCTAAGCGATGTAAAAGAACCGGAAAGAGCCTCCATAAGGCTTACCCCGCTGCCTGCCCC contains:
- a CDS encoding FeoB-associated Cys-rich membrane protein is translated as MGQILTFIIAGAILIYASYIIWKNFVRVKKGQCPGGCGTCGKSCAYRDEDIKDGHAKDDEI